A window of Campylobacter ureolyticus contains these coding sequences:
- a CDS encoding LptF/LptG family permease: MNKINRYLLSSFISSFASLFSVLFLIMSIVFFIQIAKITSFIEINSSELFKLYLFMLPRILIFTTPIAFFVALAVSLFRLSRENESIVIFTFGYPSKKIARFFLFLSTILSIILLFTSLIMMPYAENLKDNFVDYKKTQATLNLKSSELGQKFGEWLIFIQSDEKLDKNTIYNDLIMYAPKKGSEKEKIILAKKGEFKSEDSVFKMILSNGLIYTVDKNIHITSFKNMIIRSNPTGQIRDANSIINYWMSAKTDKKRAKDLSIYTLVSLFPLASVLFAISLGIVTYRYEKGFVYVGVFGVLFVYFASIMLLAKKPFIAIPVVFSLFFITSLFAFYQKISKKY; encoded by the coding sequence ATGAATAAAATAAATAGATATTTACTATCAAGTTTTATAAGTAGTTTTGCCTCACTTTTTAGTGTTTTATTTTTAATAATGTCGATTGTTTTTTTTATACAAATTGCAAAAATTACTTCTTTTATAGAAATAAATAGCTCTGAGCTTTTTAAATTATATCTGTTTATGCTACCTAGAATTTTAATTTTTACAACACCAATTGCCTTTTTTGTTGCTCTAGCGGTTTCTCTTTTTAGGCTTTCAAGAGAAAATGAAAGTATTGTTATATTTACTTTTGGCTATCCATCTAAAAAAATAGCTAGATTTTTTTTGTTTCTTTCAACTATTTTATCCATAATTTTACTTTTTACTTCGCTTATAATGATGCCTTATGCAGAAAATTTAAAAGATAATTTTGTTGATTATAAAAAAACACAAGCAACTTTAAACCTTAAATCAAGCGAACTTGGACAGAAATTTGGCGAATGGCTTATTTTTATACAAAGCGATGAAAAACTTGATAAAAATACAATTTATAATGATTTAATAATGTATGCTCCAAAAAAAGGCAGTGAAAAAGAAAAAATTATCTTAGCAAAAAAAGGCGAGTTTAAAAGCGAAGATAGTGTTTTTAAAATGATTTTAAGCAACGGACTTATCTATACAGTTGATAAAAATATTCACATAACTTCATTTAAAAATATGATAATTCGCTCAAATCCAACAGGCCAGATAAGAGATGCAAACTCAATAATTAATTATTGGATGAGTGCAAAAACCGATAAAAAAAGAGCAAAAGATTTGAGTATTTACACACTGGTTTCACTATTTCCATTAGCTAGTGTTTTATTTGCGATAAGCCTTGGAATTGTTACTTATAGATATGAAAAAGGGTTTGTATATGTTGGAGTTTTCGGGGTTTTGTTTGTCTATTTTGCAAGTATTATGCTTTTAGCAAAAAAGCCATTTATTGCAATTCCTGTTGTTTTTAGTCTATTTTTCATAACCTCATTATTTGCTTTTTATCAAAAAATATCTAAAAAATACTGA
- a CDS encoding DUF262 domain-containing protein: protein MSELIKKYNLDNLAEKNFNFKIPFFQREYSWDEEDVENLINDALGDSLDENDVLNLDDESSYYIGNIVVKKQKDGTLMLIDGQQRLMTLYLLAKFTDSDLEFYKIGYLVDDEDNENLQNIDFKNPNFKMQSLNEICKFIYRQDSDKIQKMLKKVYFTMTTLDENMDEKHYFEAINLNKMQLRKSDILKALFLSKANEQEILAKIWEKCEDMEHYYDENLNNIDSIKQDSINNILASADSDEKENQKNSPDNNEVLEVKSIVDFEEFLAIVAKILNKEMPLDPKNLIKNFKQHIFDTNLNENFITKLEQYRKLFDKYVFKRDLEDLYLIDKKEVLNKPYLMIQLLFEVQSSNEWLVKYLKECKTLGDVNEHIGKLEEIDKERMQALIKDKNLEDLLDQGTGTPHYFFYKLDYLLWKKLGEEIENKSKSNFWEGVKNRQDIYNNFYIIRTGSVEHIQPQSKCNENGFDKNTIHNFGNLALISGGRNSSLGDLEVNEKKAKIDNWIKGKQSIQSLKMLLALEKYHEWNYEISFEHHRKEMIKLLKDSLN from the coding sequence ATGAGTGAATTAATAAAAAAATATAATTTAGACAATTTAGCAGAAAAAAATTTTAACTTTAAAATACCATTTTTTCAAAGAGAGTATTCTTGGGATGAGGAAGATGTTGAAAATTTGATAAATGATGCTTTGGGAGACTCTTTAGATGAAAATGATGTTTTAAATTTAGACGATGAAAGTTCTTACTATATAGGAAATATCGTTGTTAAAAAACAAAAAGATGGCACACTTATGCTAATTGACGGACAGCAACGCCTTATGACTCTGTATTTGCTAGCTAAATTTACTGACTCTGACTTGGAGTTTTATAAAATTGGATATTTGGTAGATGATGAGGATAATGAAAATTTACAAAATATTGATTTTAAAAATCCAAATTTTAAAATGCAAAGTTTAAACGAAATTTGCAAATTTATATATAGACAAGATAGTGATAAAATACAAAAAATGCTTAAAAAAGTTTATTTTACAATGACTACATTAGATGAAAATATGGATGAAAAGCACTATTTTGAAGCTATAAATTTAAATAAAATGCAACTTAGAAAAAGTGATATTTTAAAAGCTCTGTTTTTAAGTAAAGCTAACGAGCAAGAGATTTTAGCAAAAATTTGGGAAAAATGCGAAGATATGGAGCATTATTATGATGAAAATTTAAATAATATTGACTCAATTAAGCAAGACTCAATAAATAATATTTTAGCCTCTGCTGATTCAGATGAAAAAGAAAATCAAAAAAATAGTCCAGATAATAATGAGGTTTTAGAAGTAAAAAGCATAGTTGATTTTGAGGAGTTTTTGGCAATTGTAGCTAAAATTTTAAATAAAGAAATGCCACTTGACCCTAAAAATCTTATAAAAAATTTCAAACAACATATTTTTGATACAAATTTAAATGAGAATTTTATTACCAAACTTGAGCAATATAGAAAGCTTTTTGATAAATATGTTTTTAAAAGAGACTTAGAAGATTTATATCTTATTGATAAAAAAGAGGTATTGAACAAACCTTATCTTATGATACAACTTTTATTTGAAGTTCAAAGCAGCAATGAGTGGCTAGTAAAATATTTAAAAGAGTGCAAAACTTTGGGTGATGTAAACGAACATATTGGTAAATTGGAAGAAATAGACAAAGAAAGAATGCAAGCTTTAATAAAAGATAAAAACTTAGAAGATTTATTAGACCAAGGAACTGGCACTCCTCACTATTTTTTCTACAAGCTTGATTATCTTTTGTGGAAAAAATTAGGCGAAGAGATAGAAAATAAAAGCAAATCTAATTTTTGGGAAGGTGTTAAAAACAGACAAGACATTTATAATAATTTTTATATAATAAGAACTGGTTCGGTTGAACATATACAGCCACAAAGTAAATGTAACGAAAATGGTTTTGATAAAAATACAATACATAATTTTGGAAATTTAGCCTTAATTTCTGGTGGCAGAAATTCATCTTTGGGAGATTTAGAAGTAAATGAAAAAAAGGCTAAAATTGACAACTGGATAAAAGGCAAACAAAGCATCCAAAGTCTTAAAATGCTTTTAGCTTTAGAAAAATATCATGAATGGAATTATGAAATTTCATTTGAACATCATAGAAAAGAAATGATTAAATTGCTAAAAGATAGCCTAAATTAA
- the uppS gene encoding polyprenyl diphosphate synthase — MNKLNHLAIIMDGNGRWAKKRGFIRTKGHDSGANVVENVAKFCIDKDIKNLTLYAFSTENWARPKSEVEYLIKLFKEFLIKKEEIFIKNEIKFETIGNLSKFDDELLNLIANIKEKTAIFNKLTLTLAVNYGSKDEIVRAVKKLISKGNEINEATISQNLDTAKIGDVDLLIRTGGEQRLSNFLLWQASYAELFFTPTLWPDFSYNELEKIVEKYTKIHRKFGGL, encoded by the coding sequence ATGAATAAACTAAATCACCTTGCCATTATAATGGATGGAAATGGTAGATGGGCAAAAAAAAGAGGATTTATTCGAACAAAAGGTCATGATAGTGGTGCAAATGTAGTTGAAAATGTGGCTAAATTTTGCATAGATAAAGATATAAAAAATCTAACTTTGTATGCTTTTAGCACTGAAAACTGGGCTAGACCAAAAAGCGAAGTTGAGTATTTAATTAAACTTTTTAAAGAATTTTTAATAAAAAAAGAGGAAATTTTTATAAAAAATGAGATTAAATTTGAAACAATTGGAAATTTAAGCAAATTTGATGATGAGCTTTTAAATTTAATCGCAAACATAAAAGAAAAAACTGCCATTTTTAATAAATTAACTTTAACCTTAGCTGTAAATTATGGATCAAAAGATGAGATAGTAAGAGCGGTTAAAAAGCTAATATCAAAAGGTAATGAAATAAATGAAGCAACAATTAGCCAAAACCTTGATACAGCAAAAATAGGCGATGTTGATTTGCTAATTCGAACAGGCGGAGAGCAAAGGCTATCAAATTTTTTACTATGGCAAGCAAGCTATGCTGAGCTATTTTTTACCCCTACTTTATGGCCTGATTTTTCATATAATGAACTTGAAAAAATAGTAGAAAAATACACAAAAATTCATAGAAAATTTGGAGGACTTTAA
- the glmU gene encoding bifunctional UDP-N-acetylglucosamine diphosphorylase/glucosamine-1-phosphate N-acetyltransferase GlmU, which produces MSEISVVILAAGFGTRMKSNKAKVLFELSGKPMICHILQKAYELSDDVSVILNYQFDEVKKVVLNSFANTKIYKQDVENFPGTAGALKDVKLSSKKTIILCGDMPLIKLDDIKKLASFKSDAALSVFRAKNPKGYGRVITNSNNEILKIVEEKDANEDEKSINLVNAGCYAFKSEVLAKILPLIKNNNAQNEYYLTDSIEIAKSINLTCQAIEVDEKNFMGINDKFALSIAEEIMQDNIKENLMKSGVKMRLPKTIYIDCEAKFQGECELEENVSIIGKCEIKDSIIKSGSVIENSKIDSSDIGPLAHIRPKCNIKNSHIGNFVELKNAKVNDIKAGHLSYLGDCEIDSGTNIGCGTITCNYDGKNKFKTIIGKNVFVGSDTQLVAPVNIADDVIIAAGSTVTKDAKSGDLVINRVKQTNKSGFYYKFFGDKK; this is translated from the coding sequence ATGAGTGAGATTTCAGTTGTGATTTTAGCTGCTGGTTTTGGAACTAGAATGAAATCAAACAAAGCAAAAGTGCTTTTTGAACTATCCGGAAAGCCTATGATTTGCCACATATTGCAAAAAGCTTATGAATTAAGTGATGATGTAAGTGTTATATTAAATTATCAATTTGATGAAGTTAAAAAAGTAGTTTTAAATAGCTTTGCAAATACAAAAATTTACAAACAAGATGTTGAAAATTTCCCTGGAACTGCTGGAGCACTAAAAGATGTTAAGCTAAGCTCAAAAAAAACTATTATTTTATGTGGCGATATGCCTTTAATAAAACTTGATGATATAAAAAAACTTGCTAGTTTTAAAAGTGATGCTGCACTAAGCGTGTTTAGGGCAAAAAATCCAAAAGGCTATGGACGAGTTATAACAAATTCTAATAATGAAATTTTAAAAATAGTTGAAGAAAAAGATGCAAATGAAGATGAAAAAAGCATAAATTTAGTAAATGCAGGATGTTATGCTTTTAAAAGTGAAGTTTTAGCCAAAATTTTACCACTTATAAAAAATAATAACGCTCAAAATGAATACTATCTAACAGACAGCATAGAAATAGCTAAAAGCATAAATTTAACTTGCCAAGCTATTGAGGTTGATGAGAAAAATTTTATGGGAATAAATGATAAATTTGCTTTAAGTATTGCAGAAGAGATAATGCAAGATAATATAAAAGAAAATTTGATGAAAAGTGGCGTTAAGATGAGACTTCCAAAAACTATTTATATAGATTGTGAGGCAAAATTTCAAGGAGAATGTGAGCTTGAAGAAAATGTAAGCATAATAGGAAAATGCGAGATAAAAGACAGCATTATAAAAAGTGGAAGCGTTATAGAAAACTCTAAAATTGATAGCTCTGATATTGGACCACTTGCACATATTCGTCCAAAATGCAATATAAAAAACTCTCATATTGGAAATTTCGTAGAGCTTAAAAATGCAAAAGTAAATGATATAAAAGCTGGGCATTTAAGTTATTTAGGTGATTGTGAAATTGATAGTGGCACAAATATCGGTTGTGGAACTATAACTTGCAATTATGATGGAAAAAATAAATTCAAAACTATAATTGGAAAAAATGTGTTTGTAGGAAGCGATACACAATTAGTTGCACCTGTAAATATCGCTGATGATGTGATAATCGCTGCTGGCTCAACTGTTACAAAAGATGCCAAAAGTGGGGATTTAGTAATAAATCGAGTAAAACAAACTAATAAAAGTGGATTTTACTATAAATTTTTTGGAGATAAAAAATGA
- a CDS encoding DUF262 domain-containing protein codes for MESILNNIGEINMKDIYSKNIKIPFYQRPYKWKLENVRYLCEDIKNSFTKSNNKYLLGNIILHEENDELNIVDGQQRLTTVALILKSLGEEINFLENKININSKEALKRNYNFIKSYFSNFERADDLIEFILNNLVVTYIKTKDLDEAFKFFDTQNSRGKKLDDVDLLKNHHFMHLGDVDISIQKQIAKEWKKYENMSVDSYHWNMRELLKCVINDLYILRLMFDDRNFYFGVWINYDNSVLNEFKTQIKGENLNLRDFKFSSNIVGGMMFFDYTFKYARIYEILKQKADFSTKWLLNQAMMMLLLVYVDKFSFDENFEKFYENVFVRLFVVLASHDRIYSDSKWLKDIIKDVFNKILSSDYSFYLIERLEYDLKFDFFKSYEINPYKENIDNLLKNKTFLKDKDFAIKNIERISFNNIKIK; via the coding sequence ATGGAGAGTATCTTAAATAACATAGGCGAAATAAATATGAAAGATATTTATAGCAAAAATATAAAAATTCCATTTTATCAAAGACCATATAAATGGAAACTTGAGAATGTAAGATATCTTTGTGAAGATATAAAAAATAGCTTTACAAAAAGTAATAATAAATATCTTTTAGGAAATATAATTTTACATGAGGAAAATGATGAATTAAATATTGTTGATGGGCAACAACGCCTTACTACAGTAGCTTTGATACTAAAAAGTTTGGGCGAAGAGATAAATTTTCTAGAAAATAAGATAAACATAAACTCAAAAGAGGCTTTAAAAAGAAACTATAATTTTATAAAAAGCTATTTTTCAAATTTTGAAAGAGCAGATGATCTCATAGAATTTATCTTAAATAACCTAGTGGTAACCTATATAAAAACTAAAGACCTAGATGAGGCTTTTAAGTTTTTTGATACACAAAATTCTCGCGGTAAAAAGCTCGATGATGTTGATTTGCTAAAAAATCACCATTTTATGCATTTGGGCGATGTGGATATTTCCATACAAAAGCAGATTGCAAAGGAGTGGAAAAAGTATGAAAATATGAGTGTAGATTCATATCATTGGAATATGAGAGAATTATTAAAATGTGTTATAAATGATCTTTATATTTTAAGATTAATGTTCGATGATAGGAATTTTTATTTTGGTGTTTGGATAAATTATGACAACTCGGTTTTGAATGAATTTAAAACCCAGATAAAAGGTGAAAATTTAAATTTACGGGATTTTAAATTTAGCTCAAACATAGTTGGCGGAATGATGTTTTTTGACTATACTTTTAAATATGCTCGTATTTATGAAATCTTAAAGCAAAAAGCTGATTTTTCCACTAAATGGCTTTTAAATCAAGCAATGATGATGCTTTTACTAGTTTATGTGGATAAATTTAGCTTTGATGAAAATTTTGAAAAATTCTATGAAAATGTTTTTGTTAGATTGTTTGTAGTGCTTGCTTCGCATGACAGAATTTATTCCGATTCTAAATGGTTAAAGGATATAATAAAAGATGTTTTCAATAAAATCTTAAGTAGTGATTATAGTTTCTATCTAATAGAAAGATTAGAGTATGACTTGAAATTTGATTTTTTCAAATCTTATGAGATAAACCCATATAAAGAAAATATAGATAATTTACTAAAAAATAAAACCTTTTTAAAAGATAAAGATTTTGCAATAAAAAATATTGAAAGAATTTCTTTTAATAACATAAAAATTAAATAA
- a CDS encoding WYL domain-containing protein: MATQATLEKVAKIYELLTKSPVSEDHLCKIFNKDKRTIARYIKILKDDGIDIRLNSKIYSITDLKKDENDVVFSLVKNFTQNQGYEIYQKSKGLFKEINREYKNAFFIQLKNENLDSNDLEFFKSLASSIENKEIINFTYDDYKFRVKPLKIANFDGFWYLLCLDTNKDDKFKKFHLKSIKNLTILNEKFTNTKDIEAKLKNANSIWFDIDNQGFIVELLVDNSILKFLERIPLKTQAIIRKQDQSEVHLKVSNYYEIVPFILQFIPFIKVIAPNDLNEYLKKMLSEYLKSI, encoded by the coding sequence ATGGCAACTCAAGCAACTTTAGAAAAAGTGGCAAAAATTTATGAGCTACTTACAAAATCCCCAGTTAGCGAGGATCATCTATGCAAAATATTTAATAAAGATAAAAGAACTATCGCAAGATATATAAAAATTTTAAAAGATGATGGGATAGATATAAGGCTAAACAGTAAAATTTACAGCATAACAGATCTAAAAAAAGATGAAAATGATGTTGTTTTTAGCCTTGTAAAAAACTTCACCCAAAATCAAGGATATGAAATTTATCAAAAATCAAAAGGTCTATTTAAAGAGATCAATAGAGAGTATAAAAATGCTTTTTTCATACAGCTAAAAAACGAAAATTTAGATAGTAACGACCTGGAGTTTTTTAAAAGCTTGGCTTCTAGCATTGAGAACAAAGAGATCATAAACTTTACTTACGATGACTATAAATTTAGAGTCAAACCGCTTAAGATTGCAAATTTTGATGGTTTTTGGTATCTGCTTTGTTTGGATACAAATAAAGATGATAAATTTAAAAAGTTTCACCTAAAAAGTATAAAAAACTTAACTATTTTAAACGAAAAATTTACAAATACAAAAGATATTGAGGCAAAACTTAAAAATGCCAACTCTATCTGGTTTGATATAGATAATCAAGGCTTTATAGTTGAGCTTTTGGTTGATAACTCTATTTTGAAATTTTTAGAAAGAATCCCACTAAAAACGCAAGCAATCATCCGCAAACAAGATCAGAGCGAAGTGCATTTAAAAGTTTCAAACTACTATGAAATCGTGCCATTTATCTTACAATTTATCCCATTTATTAAAGTCATTGCCCCAAATGACCTAAATGAGTATTTAAAAAAAATGCTAAGTGAGTATTTAAAATCAATTTAA
- the coaBC gene encoding bifunctional phosphopantothenoylcysteine decarboxylase/phosphopantothenate--cysteine ligase CoaBC — translation MILKDKKILLGVCGSISFYKAFEILSSLKKLGADVYVMLSDGALKFVNYEAFEALSNHKVLCTKTENWQEGINHIEYSKMDLIVLAPASVNSINKLAHGFCDNIFIETLIASKAPIIIAPAANTNMLENEITKDSIKTLKEKGVKFIEPVTKTLACGDVGKGALAEIESIINAVKKEFLKDEFYTGKTVIITGGSTSEKIDDVRVITNLSSGKTSKALADAFYLLGANVVFISSYDYNVPYKLLKFDSSFGLQSALLTQKMNAGDIVLMTAAVSDFIPNKVKGKISKDDVDGVLTLNFRKNEDIISKITTPGVKKIGFKLEVKQNSSVDLAKKALKDKGLDAICLNILNDVLTFGSENTKIRYITKDENIETIEGSKQSVAFKLAELIKRLFNE, via the coding sequence ATGATATTAAAAGATAAAAAAATACTTCTTGGAGTTTGCGGAAGCATAAGTTTTTATAAGGCTTTTGAAATTTTATCAAGTTTAAAGAAACTTGGCGCTGATGTTTATGTAATGCTAAGCGATGGGGCTTTAAAATTTGTAAATTACGAAGCTTTTGAAGCATTAAGCAATCATAAAGTATTATGCACTAAAACTGAAAATTGGCAAGAAGGAATTAACCACATTGAGTATTCTAAAATGGACCTTATAGTTTTAGCGCCAGCTAGTGTAAATTCTATAAATAAACTAGCTCATGGCTTTTGTGATAATATTTTCATAGAAACACTAATAGCCTCAAAAGCTCCTATTATCATAGCTCCAGCTGCAAATACAAATATGCTTGAAAATGAAATAACAAAAGATTCTATAAAAACATTAAAAGAAAAAGGTGTTAAATTTATTGAACCAGTCACCAAAACTTTAGCTTGTGGAGATGTTGGAAAAGGAGCTCTTGCAGAAATTGAAAGCATTATAAACGCAGTAAAAAAAGAGTTTTTAAAAGATGAATTTTATACTGGAAAAACAGTTATTATTACAGGTGGATCAACAAGTGAAAAAATAGATGATGTAAGAGTAATAACAAATCTATCAAGTGGAAAAACTAGCAAAGCTTTAGCTGATGCTTTTTACTTGCTTGGAGCAAATGTTGTTTTTATAAGTAGCTATGACTATAATGTGCCATACAAATTACTTAAATTTGATAGTTCTTTTGGGCTTCAAAGTGCTCTTCTAACACAGAAAATGAATGCTGGCGATATCGTGCTAATGACAGCTGCTGTGAGTGATTTTATCCCAAATAAAGTAAAAGGTAAAATAAGCAAAGATGATGTCGATGGTGTTTTAACTCTAAATTTTAGAAAAAACGAAGATATTATCTCTAAAATCACAACTCCAGGAGTTAAAAAAATAGGGTTTAAACTTGAGGTAAAACAAAACTCATCAGTTGATTTGGCAAAAAAAGCATTAAAAGATAAAGGACTTGATGCAATTTGTCTAAATATACTAAATGATGTTTTAACTTTTGGTAGCGAAAATACAAAGATAAGATATATAACAAAAGATGAAAACATTGAAACTATTGAAGGCTCAAAACAAAGTGTTGCATTTAAATTAGCCGAACTTATAAAAAGACTTTTTAATGAATAA
- a CDS encoding prepilin peptidase, with the protein MIILSIFYFIIGICVASFSNVLIYRLPKNESINFPASHCQSCKTPLKWYHNIPLFSWIFLGGKCAFCKSKISPQYPLIELMGGVFMIIVLYKEFEFSGFNFSQNEYLMLFKALMIGLLFIILLASSVVDFRYTAVPDALLNSSVVISLLYAFSFDGVKNALIFAAIFYAIRFILSKLKKMEAMGLADIYLFACMGAVLGLNLGFFAIFIGAILTLPFYAAVRQKDYEMPFFPFLSIGLFVVYCFDAYSLKFLNFVMYA; encoded by the coding sequence ATGATAATTTTATCAATTTTTTATTTTATAATTGGCATTTGTGTAGCATCTTTTAGCAATGTATTAATTTATAGACTTCCAAAAAATGAAAGTATAAATTTTCCAGCATCGCACTGCCAAAGTTGTAAAACTCCTTTAAAGTGGTACCACAATATTCCACTTTTTTCTTGGATTTTTTTAGGTGGAAAATGTGCATTTTGCAAAAGTAAAATAAGTCCTCAATATCCATTAATAGAGCTTATGGGTGGAGTTTTTATGATAATTGTTCTATATAAAGAGTTTGAATTTAGTGGCTTTAATTTTTCACAAAATGAATATCTTATGCTTTTTAAAGCCTTAATGATAGGATTATTATTTATAATTTTACTTGCTTCAAGTGTAGTTGATTTCCGTTATACTGCCGTTCCTGATGCTCTTTTAAACTCATCTGTAGTTATTTCCTTACTTTATGCATTTAGTTTTGATGGAGTTAAAAACGCTTTAATTTTTGCAGCGATATTTTACGCAATAAGATTTATTTTAAGCAAACTTAAAAAAATGGAAGCTATGGGGCTAGCTGATATTTATCTGTTTGCTTGTATGGGTGCAGTTTTGGGTCTAAATTTAGGATTTTTTGCTATATTTATAGGTGCAATTTTAACTTTGCCATTTTATGCAGCAGTAAGGCAAAAAGACTATGAAATGCCATTTTTTCCATTTTTATCAATAGGACTTTTTGTGGTTTATTGCTTTGATGCTTACTCTTTAAAGTTTTTAAATTTTGTAATGTATGCATAA
- a CDS encoding AAA family ATPase — protein MSYYEKIIRLMELRVAVHLDTILKLMDGRVAVLYEYLDKNIKLEKDQIPLILNKLKEKLEIYEKEFKIDEDDILEKNLNFLQNTLSLTNTQVNIIRMGAVVLNYNSYILDQITSSYKSELEIYTFFSRILNEPIENIKEAFELKNSFRYMVKLYGGSGYRANIIDTKDDFLKYLLVENGIYKFIKYYTYELSSSNLKFSDFDHIKQDLAVLIPYLKYSIENELKGVNILFYGKSGVGKSEICSLIANRCNVLGLGIKSYFDDYNIVHSMARIASIDFISNFVSKETIFIYDEAEDIFSLNSRDKQDNKAFVNYALENNKRVVIYITNDVGCIDEAILRRFDFIMEFKDIPQNQKLKIINKYSKNLVDDKTKELFSGSPDLQPATIAKVSKVIETLNLKDASNEFKLLANNTLNAFGYGKMEFRKEIKYTPKEYDITLLNSDYDLENLANKVKNDVRICLYGPSGSGKSAYAFYLADRLKKELIIKTGSDLLSPYIGESEKNIKNAFLLAKQKDAILLIDEIEGFLFSRNKATKSWELTMVNEFITSMQSFDGIFISTSNLFELIDSAVLRRFDFMVELKPLNFMQAKDIFQNRCENLGFKPKEELLNSFLELSNITIGDFESVKRSMKFLDVNSADEYFDLLKQRCLLKANFQNV, from the coding sequence ATGAGTTATTATGAAAAGATCATAAGATTAATGGAACTTAGAGTAGCTGTTCATTTGGATACTATTTTAAAACTCATGGATGGTAGAGTGGCTGTTTTATATGAGTATCTGGATAAAAATATAAAGCTTGAAAAAGATCAAATTCCTCTGATTTTAAACAAACTAAAAGAAAAGCTTGAAATTTATGAAAAAGAGTTTAAGATAGATGAAGATGATATTTTGGAAAAAAATCTAAATTTCTTGCAAAATACCTTAAGTCTTACAAACACGCAGGTAAATATCATTAGAATGGGTGCTGTTGTGTTAAATTATAACTCTTATATATTAGATCAAATAACATCATCTTATAAAAGCGAGTTAGAAATTTATACCTTTTTTTCTAGGATATTAAACGAGCCAATAGAAAATATAAAAGAGGCATTTGAGTTAAAAAATTCTTTTAGATATATGGTAAAACTTTATGGTGGTTCTGGATACCGTGCAAATATAATCGATACAAAGGATGATTTTTTAAAATATCTGCTTGTTGAAAATGGCATATATAAGTTTATCAAATACTACACTTATGAGTTATCTTCCAGCAATCTTAAATTTAGTGATTTTGACCATATAAAGCAAGATTTAGCTGTTTTAATCCCATATTTAAAATACTCCATTGAAAATGAGCTTAAAGGGGTAAATATTTTGTTTTATGGAAAGTCAGGTGTTGGGAAAAGTGAAATTTGCTCACTAATAGCAAATAGATGCAATGTTTTGGGGCTTGGTATAAAATCATATTTTGATGATTATAACATTGTTCATTCTATGGCAAGGATAGCAAGTATAGATTTTATATCAAATTTCGTTAGCAAAGAGACAATTTTTATCTACGATGAGGCTGAGGATATTTTCAGTCTTAACTCCCGCGATAAACAAGACAATAAAGCTTTTGTAAATTACGCTCTTGAAAACAATAAAAGAGTTGTTATTTACATTACAAATGATGTTGGATGTATTGATGAGGCGATTTTGAGAAGATTTGACTTCATAATGGAGTTTAAAGATATCCCTCAAAATCAAAAACTCAAAATCATCAATAAATACTCCAAAAACTTAGTAGATGATAAAACAAAAGAGCTTTTTAGCGGCTCACCCGATCTACAACCAGCTACTATTGCTAAGGTTAGCAAAGTCATAGAAACTCTAAATTTAAAAGATGCTTCAAATGAGTTTAAGCTTCTTGCAAACAATACTCTCAATGCTTTTGGATATGGTAAAATGGAGTTTAGAAAAGAGATAAAATACACTCCAAAAGAGTATGATATTACACTTTTAAACTCTGATTATGATCTTGAAAACTTAGCTAATAAAGTAAAAAATGATGTAAGAATTTGTCTTTATGGACCAAGTGGAAGTGGCAAAAGTGCCTATGCTTTTTATCTGGCTGACAGGCTTAAAAAAGAGCTTATTATAAAGACTGGAAGCGATCTATTATCGCCTTATATCGGCGAGAGTGAAAAAAATATAAAAAATGCCTTTTTGCTAGCCAAGCAAAAAGATGCGATTTTACTAATCGATGAGATAGAGGGCTTTTTATTTAGTAGAAACAAAGCTACTAAAAGCTGGGAACTAACTATGGTAAATGAGTTTATAACCTCAATGCAAAGTTTTGATGGCATTTTTATATCAACTTCAAACTTATTTGAGCTAATAGACAGCGCGGTTTTAAGAAGATTTGATTTTATGGTGGAGTTAAAGCCTTTAAATTTCATGCAAGCTAAAGATATATTTCAAAATAGATGTGAAAATTTAGGCTTTAAGCCAAAAGAGGAGCTTTTAAACTCATTTTTAGAGCTAAGCAATATAACAATTGGTGATTTTGAATCAGTAAAAAGAAGTATGAAATTTTTAGATGTAAATAGCGCAGATGAGTATTTTGACCTTTTAAAACAGAGATGTTTGTTAAAAGCTAACTTTCAAAATGTATAA